The Hypanus sabinus isolate sHypSab1 chromosome 5, sHypSab1.hap1, whole genome shotgun sequence genome has a segment encoding these proteins:
- the marveld2b gene encoding MARVEL domain-containing protein 2b isoform X1, with the protein MSSGQRSRGSHETWRNQGRVMQYDEVPRESQRSHPHLEENVSAPGAKLLKDCDLAVSADPLPPPALPLHPPVGPEFYPDEADEPVTSLELKPVRRFIPDSVKNMFKGKNDNPQGNMAFSNTSDRVECSPPASPTPSAKEYLRLEGQASGTSSYRDPYGGSGGSYNSRKEVESMLPRDPYDSLDRHTRTVQSYNDKVQEYNLKYSYMKSWAGLLRILGAIQLLFGAAVFACVCAYIHKDNEWYNMFGYSRPYSHAANSLQGGYYYDGPKTPFVIVVAGLAWVVTIILLVLGMSMYYRTILLDSNWWPLTEFAINIVLFILFLAAAIVYLNDMNRGGLCYYPLFNTPLNSTFCRVEGGQIAAVIFLFATMFLYLISSIVCLKLWRHEAKRRHQNYTEFELRNTEAETSTETQAWQSKEKSVVTNPSHKEQQPVEKKPAVLSGSIPAGHIPKPLIMADYLAKYPTIRTPEERERYKAVFNDQHAEYKELHAEVQATLKKFNEMDAMMSRLPQHAGSQQEYDRIANVFHEYQKKKNDPTFLEKKERCEYLKNKLSHIKQRIQEYDKVMNWNDNC; encoded by the exons ATGTCATCGGGACAGAGGTCCAGAGGTTCTCATGAAACGTGGAGGAACCAAGGGAGGGTGATGCAGTACGATGAGGTCCCTCGAGAAAGCCAGCGTTCCCACCCTCACCTGGAAGAGAATGTCAGTGCGCCTGGTGCAAAGTTGTTGAAGGATTGTGATTTAGCAGTGAGTGCAGACCCCCTTCCACCCCCCGCACTGCCTCTGCACCCACCCGTCGGCCCTGAGTTCTATCCAGATGAAGCTGATGAGCCGGTGACTTCCCTGGAGCTGAAGCCGGTGCGGCGTTTTATCCCAGATTCTGTGAAGAACATGTTCAAAGGGAAAAATGACAATCCGCAGGGGAACATGGCTTTTAGCAATACCAGCGACAGAGTGGAGTGCTCACCACCTGCCTCCCCCACACCTTCTGCTAAAGAATATCTCAGGCTGGAAGGGCAGGCATCCGGCACTAGCTCTTACCGGGATCCTTACGGAGGATCGGGGGGAAGCTACAACTCTCGGAAAGAGGTTGAGTCGATGCTCCCTCGCGACCCCTACGATTCACTGGATCGCCACACTCGCACTGTCCAGAGCTACAATGACAAAGTCCAAGAGTACAACCTGAAATACTCCTACATGAAGTCCTGGGCTGGCTTGCTGCGGATCCTGGGCGCCATTCAGCTGCTGTTTGGGGCCGCTGTATTTGCCTGTGTCTGTGCTTACATACATAAAGACAACGAATGGTACAATATGTTTGGGTACTCCCGGCCGTACAGTCACGCTGCCAACAGCTTGCAAGGAGGATATTACTACGATGGGCCAAAGACACCTTTTGTTATTGTCGTTGCAGGCTTGGCGTGGGTGGTGACCATCATCCTCCTGGTGCTGGGGATGTCCATGTACTATCGCACCATCTTACTGGATTCCAACTGGTGGCCACTGACCGAGTTTGCCATTAACATCGTTCTTTTCATCCTCTTTCTGGCTGCCGCTATCGTGTACCTCAACGATATGAACCGTGGCGGCCTGTGCTATTATCCTCTCTTCAACACCCCACTGAACTCGACGTTTTGCCGTGTCGAGGGAGGGCAGATCGCTGCGGTCATCTTTCTCTTTGCCACCATGTTCCTGTATCTCATCAGCTCCATTGTCTGTCTGAAGTTGTGGAGACACGAGGCAAAGAGGAGACACCAAAACTACACTGAGTTTGAG ctGAGAAATACAGAAGCGGAGACATCCACAGAAACG CAGGCATGGCAATCTAAAGAGAAGTCTGTTGTAACCAACCCAAGTCACAAGGAGCAACAGCCAGTAGAAAAGAAACCGGCTGTGCTAAGTGGGTCCATTCCTGCGGGCCACATTCCGAAACCCCTCATTATGGCAGACTATCTGGC taaGTACCCGACTATTAGAACGCCTGAGGAGCGGGAACGCTACAAAGCTGTATTCAACGACCAGCATGCGGAATACAAAGAACTTCATGCAGAGGTGCAAGCCACTCTGAAGAAATTCAATGAGATGGATGCCATGATGAGCAGACTCCCTCAGCACGCAGGATCCCAGCAG GAGTATGACAGGATTGCAAATGTTTTCCATGAATATCAGAAGAAGAAAAAT GATCCCACTTTCCTGGAGAAAAAAGAACGTTGTGAATATTTGAAAAACAAGCTCTCCCATATCAAGCAGAGAATTCAAGAATATGACAAGGTCATGAACTGGAATGATAACTGTTAA
- the marveld2b gene encoding MARVEL domain-containing protein 2b isoform X2, producing the protein MSSGQRSRGSHETWRNQGRVMQYDEVPRESQRSHPHLEENVSAPGAKLLKDCDLAVSADPLPPPALPLHPPVGPEFYPDEADEPVTSLELKPVRRFIPDSVKNMFKGKNDNPQGNMAFSNTSDRVECSPPASPTPSAKEYLRLEGQASGTSSYRDPYGGSGGSYNSRKEVESMLPRDPYDSLDRHTRTVQSYNDKVQEYNLKYSYMKSWAGLLRILGAIQLLFGAAVFACVCAYIHKDNEWYNMFGYSRPYSHAANSLQGGYYYDGPKTPFVIVVAGLAWVVTIILLVLGMSMYYRTILLDSNWWPLTEFAINIVLFILFLAAAIVYLNDMNRGGLCYYPLFNTPLNSTFCRVEGGQIAAVIFLFATMFLYLISSIVCLKLWRHEAKRRHQNYTEFELRNTEAETSTETAWQSKEKSVVTNPSHKEQQPVEKKPAVLSGSIPAGHIPKPLIMADYLAKYPTIRTPEERERYKAVFNDQHAEYKELHAEVQATLKKFNEMDAMMSRLPQHAGSQQEYDRIANVFHEYQKKKNDPTFLEKKERCEYLKNKLSHIKQRIQEYDKVMNWNDNC; encoded by the exons ATGTCATCGGGACAGAGGTCCAGAGGTTCTCATGAAACGTGGAGGAACCAAGGGAGGGTGATGCAGTACGATGAGGTCCCTCGAGAAAGCCAGCGTTCCCACCCTCACCTGGAAGAGAATGTCAGTGCGCCTGGTGCAAAGTTGTTGAAGGATTGTGATTTAGCAGTGAGTGCAGACCCCCTTCCACCCCCCGCACTGCCTCTGCACCCACCCGTCGGCCCTGAGTTCTATCCAGATGAAGCTGATGAGCCGGTGACTTCCCTGGAGCTGAAGCCGGTGCGGCGTTTTATCCCAGATTCTGTGAAGAACATGTTCAAAGGGAAAAATGACAATCCGCAGGGGAACATGGCTTTTAGCAATACCAGCGACAGAGTGGAGTGCTCACCACCTGCCTCCCCCACACCTTCTGCTAAAGAATATCTCAGGCTGGAAGGGCAGGCATCCGGCACTAGCTCTTACCGGGATCCTTACGGAGGATCGGGGGGAAGCTACAACTCTCGGAAAGAGGTTGAGTCGATGCTCCCTCGCGACCCCTACGATTCACTGGATCGCCACACTCGCACTGTCCAGAGCTACAATGACAAAGTCCAAGAGTACAACCTGAAATACTCCTACATGAAGTCCTGGGCTGGCTTGCTGCGGATCCTGGGCGCCATTCAGCTGCTGTTTGGGGCCGCTGTATTTGCCTGTGTCTGTGCTTACATACATAAAGACAACGAATGGTACAATATGTTTGGGTACTCCCGGCCGTACAGTCACGCTGCCAACAGCTTGCAAGGAGGATATTACTACGATGGGCCAAAGACACCTTTTGTTATTGTCGTTGCAGGCTTGGCGTGGGTGGTGACCATCATCCTCCTGGTGCTGGGGATGTCCATGTACTATCGCACCATCTTACTGGATTCCAACTGGTGGCCACTGACCGAGTTTGCCATTAACATCGTTCTTTTCATCCTCTTTCTGGCTGCCGCTATCGTGTACCTCAACGATATGAACCGTGGCGGCCTGTGCTATTATCCTCTCTTCAACACCCCACTGAACTCGACGTTTTGCCGTGTCGAGGGAGGGCAGATCGCTGCGGTCATCTTTCTCTTTGCCACCATGTTCCTGTATCTCATCAGCTCCATTGTCTGTCTGAAGTTGTGGAGACACGAGGCAAAGAGGAGACACCAAAACTACACTGAGTTTGAG ctGAGAAATACAGAAGCGGAGACATCCACAGAAACG GCATGGCAATCTAAAGAGAAGTCTGTTGTAACCAACCCAAGTCACAAGGAGCAACAGCCAGTAGAAAAGAAACCGGCTGTGCTAAGTGGGTCCATTCCTGCGGGCCACATTCCGAAACCCCTCATTATGGCAGACTATCTGGC taaGTACCCGACTATTAGAACGCCTGAGGAGCGGGAACGCTACAAAGCTGTATTCAACGACCAGCATGCGGAATACAAAGAACTTCATGCAGAGGTGCAAGCCACTCTGAAGAAATTCAATGAGATGGATGCCATGATGAGCAGACTCCCTCAGCACGCAGGATCCCAGCAG GAGTATGACAGGATTGCAAATGTTTTCCATGAATATCAGAAGAAGAAAAAT GATCCCACTTTCCTGGAGAAAAAAGAACGTTGTGAATATTTGAAAAACAAGCTCTCCCATATCAAGCAGAGAATTCAAGAATATGACAAGGTCATGAACTGGAATGATAACTGTTAA